In Methanomicrobia archaeon, the genomic stretch ACGTATGATAGCGATTGGCAAGAAGCGGCGACTACCATACGCCGTATTATTACAGCGGAGACGAAAACGATGGCGGACGAGGCGGAAAAAGAGATTTTAAAGCTTGGCGAGAAGTATTATCTCACGGTACGGGCGGTCGAGCCCGAGATCTATTTGACGCTGACCGACAACTGGATCACCTTTCACATCCGGTACATCACCGATGTACGGAAAAGACGGGTGATACGGAATACATTAGGCCAACTGATTCTTGAGGAGCTGCGGAAGTCCGAGACGGTTAAGATCGCATCGGCGACCGTGGATATCGTCGGCTTCCCGGAATTGCGACTACAGCAAGCTGGCAAAAAGTAGTGCTACCGAAGCAAGCGGCATCTAGTGTTTACCGCACGCTTTTTCGTTTCTCTTCTCGATGCCGATTTTATGATTTTTCTTCTCGCGCACTTTTTCAAACGTGCTTCGCACAATGGAGAAGGGGAAGTGGACCATTTGGCGGAGTCCACCGGCGGTGGAGAAATTCCGTAACGGTCTTTTTATCTCCGAGATCAGCTCATGGACGATAATCTTCTCTTTAACCTCCCCCACCTCTTTTACCAGCGCTAATCGGTGAATCGAGTACAGCCCGATTAAAAACGCAAGGAAGAAGAAGAAATCCCACTGGCGGAGGTTCAACGTTTGAAGAGCCAGCTCTCCACCGGGGCTTATCCACCTGAGCGTCCACGAAAGTTCGCGGCCCACGAAGAAGTCAACACAGAAGCCGCCGATAATGGGGGCGATACCCGCTGCGATCGAATTGATGAAGCTCGTAGCAGCCAAATACGCAGTTGCCTGCCCCTGTGGCGCCAATTTCAGGCCGATGTTGCCGGAGGCGAGGGTAACGCCGGCGATGGAAATGCCCATAAAGATGTGAATGGCGATCAGGAGCGGCATAGTCAATACGTACTTTTCGGGCAGGGTGGTAAAGGTCCAGGCGAAGATACAGACCATGAAGAGCGGCCCACTGACGCCAAGCACCGATTTGTTACTGAAGCGGTCTGAGGTTCGCCCCCACAGTTGTAAGAATGCGATATTCATGAGCTGACTCACGACGAGGAGGGTGATAACGATGGATATGTTCAATTCCAATCGTTGGAGCATGTAAACGGTGAAGAAGGGCGCGGCCAAATTGACGGCAAAGTTCCAGGAGCCCAGGAAGAGGATGAGGTTCTTGAAATTGAGGTCCTTAAAGGGCTTCGAGATCAACGTGAAGAAGGCCGGAGGTTCCTCGATCGACGGCATTCGCGGCTCCGGTATGGTTGATACGAAGTACGCATCAAGCATGCCCGCAAGGAACCCGAAGAAGAAGAGGATTGAATAGCTGTAGAGCGCGTACTCAGGGTACAGCTTACTCCAGTAGTCGATGTAAAAGCCCGCAGCGAGGCTGAGCGGGATGCCCAATCCGGTCGCCAGGCGCATTCGTTTCGAGAAGAATGTCCCGAGGCGCGCTTGCGGTACGAGGTCACGCATCCAGGAGTTCCAGCCGCTGCTGCTGATCGCGCCAATGGCCGCGTAGAGCAGGAGCGCAGCAAGGAGAAGGGATAACCAGAGTTCGCTACGGAATATGATGGGGATCAGCGCGATGAGTACCCAGAAGGATCTGCTCACAATAATCGAGTACACGCAGATGATCTTCCGCACACGGAACTTCTCGACAAAGTAAACGGACGGTATTTGTATGAGCTGCGCCAAGGGCGGAATGGCGGCGACGAGCCCGATGACCAGGTTAGAAGCGCCAAGCATCAAGGCAAAGGCGACCAAAAAGGCACCGCCCGTGAGCGTTACCATCGTTTGTGCGGCCAGACCATCTTTGATAACACTGCTCAGGCCTGATTGGATCTCTTCTTCCGTCAGGGTATCTTTAACCGCGAATCTCACGCTCACGCTCTCTCTCTATCCTTCCTCGCCGCTTACCATAGGTTGCTCATACTTTTGGTTCTTACGTGATTAAACTCTTATCGCCTCGGCCTG encodes the following:
- a CDS encoding MFS transporter encodes the protein MVTLTGGAFLVAFALMLGASNLVIGLVAAIPPLAQLIQIPSVYFVEKFRVRKIICVYSIIVSRSFWVLIALIPIIFRSELWLSLLLAALLLYAAIGAISSSGWNSWMRDLVPQARLGTFFSKRMRLATGLGIPLSLAAGFYIDYWSKLYPEYALYSYSILFFFGFLAGMLDAYFVSTIPEPRMPSIEEPPAFFTLISKPFKDLNFKNLILFLGSWNFAVNLAAPFFTVYMLQRLELNISIVITLLVVSQLMNIAFLQLWGRTSDRFSNKSVLGVSGPLFMVCIFAWTFTTLPEKYVLTMPLLIAIHIFMGISIAGVTLASGNIGLKLAPQGQATAYLAATSFINSIAAGIAPIIGGFCVDFFVGRELSWTLRWISPGGELALQTLNLRQWDFFFFLAFLIGLYSIHRLALVKEVGEVKEKIIVHELISEIKRPLRNFSTAGGLRQMVHFPFSIVRSTFEKVREKKNHKIGIEKRNEKACGKH